The DNA segment ATCCCCAGCAGATCGCCTGCTGGAAGGGCGCGCCGGCGCTGATCGCCGGCAATGCGATGGTGTTCAAGCCATCGGAAAACACGCCGCTCGGCGCCCTGAAGATTGCCGAGATCCTGTTTGAGGCCGGCCTGCCGAAGGGCCTCTACAATGTCATCCAGGGTGACCGCTCGACAGGTCCGCTGCTGGTCAACCACAAGGACGTCGCCAAGGTCTCGCTGACCGGCTCGGTCGAGACCGGCCGCAAGGTGGCTGGCGCTGCCGCGTCCCAGCTGAAGCATGTGACGATGGAACTGGGCGGCAAGTCGCCGCTGATCGTGTTTGACGACGCCGATCTCGAGAGCGCCATCGGCGGCGCCATGCTCGGCAATTTCTATTCGACCGGTCAGGTCTGCTCCAACGGCACTCGCGTGTTCATTCAGAAGGGCATCAAGGAACGCTTCCTGTCGCGGCTGAAGGAGCGCACCGAAAAGATCATTATCGGCGATCCGATGATTGAAGAAACCCAGCTCGGCCCGATGGTCTCGCGCGCCCAGCTCGACAAGGTGTTCGCCTATATCGAAAAGGGCAAGGCCGAGGGCGCAACACTTCTGACCGGCGGCGGCATTCCCAATGACGTTTCTGCCGAAGGCACCTATATCCAGCCGACCGTGTTTGCTGATGTCACCGACGAAATGACCATCGCGCGCGAGGAAATCTTCGGGCCGGTCATGTGCGTGCTCGATTTCGACCATGAGGACGAGGTGATCGAACGCGCCAACGGCACCGAATTCGGGCTTTCGGCCGGAGTATTTACCTCGGACCTCACCCGCGCGCACCGGGTCGCAGACCGGCTGGAAGCAGGCACGCTGTGGATCAACACCTATAACCTGGCGCCGGTGGAGGTGCCGTTCGGCGGTTCCAAACAGTCTGGCTTCGGGCGGGAAAACTCGCTGGCGGCGCTCAATCACTACACGGAACTGAAGAGCGTCTATGTGGCAATGAGCCCGGTTCAATCGCCGTATTGATCGAGGTCTGCGGCTGATCTCCCCCCCTTGCGGGGGAGATGTCCCGGAGGGACAGAGGGGGGTGGCTCCCTCGCATTCCGGGCCGGCCTAACCGCCCTCTGTCGGCGACGCCGACATCTCCCCCTCAAAGGGGGAGATCACCGACCCACCGCATGCCGGAAACAAAAGAGGCCCAGTCCATGCAAAGCGCAGATTTCGTCATCATCGGTTCGGGCTCCGCAGGCTCCGCACTTGCATACCGCCTGTCCGAGGACGGCAAGAATACGGTGCTGGTGCTGGAATTCGGCGGCAGCGATTTCGGGCCGTTCATCCAGATGCCGGCAGCGCTCGCCTGGCCGATGAGCATGAGCCGCTACAACTGGGGCTATCTTTCCGAACCGGAGCCGAACCTCAACAACCGGCGCATCACCGCGCCGCGCGGCAAGGTAATCGGTGGCTCGTCCTCGATCAACGGCATGGTCTATGTGCGCGGCTCGATGGAAGACTATAACGAGTGGGAGGGGCTCGGCGCGCGCGGCTGGGGCTATGCCGATGTGCTGCCCTATTTCAAGCGGATGGAAAATTCGCATGGCGGCGAGGACGGCTGGCGCGGCACCGGCGGGCCGCTGCATGTGCGGCGCGGCTCCTACAAGAACCCGCTGTTCAAGGCCTTCGTCGATGCCGGACAGCAGGCCGGCTTCGAGCTGACCGACGACTATAACGGCTCCAAGCAGGAAGGTTTCGGCCTGATGGAGCAGACGGTGCACAATGGCCGGCGCTGGTCGGCGGCATCCGCCTATCTGAAGCCGGCCCTCAAGCGTCCCAATGTCGAACTGCTGCGCTGCTATGCGCGCAAGATCGTCATCGAGAACGGCCGGGCCGTTGGCGTCGAAATCGAGCGCGGCGGCAAGATCGAGGTGGTGAAGGCCAATCGCGAGGTGATCGTTTCGGCCTCCTCGTTCAACTCGCCCAAGCTCCTGATGCTATCGGGCATCGGCCCGGGCGCGCATCTCAAAGACATGGGCATCGAGGTGAAGGCCGACCGGCCAGGCGTCGGCGCCAATCTGCAGGACCATATGGAATTCTATTTCCAGCAGGTCTCGTTGAAGCCCGTGTCGCTCTATTCCTGGCTGCCCTGGTTCTGGCAGGGTGTTGCCGGCGCACAGTGGATGTTCACCAAATCCGGGCTCGGCACGTCCAACCAGTTCGAAGCCTGCGCTTTCCTGCGCTCAGCCCCTGGCGTTAAGCAGCCGGATATCCAGTATCACTTCCTGCCGGTGGCGATTTCCTACGATGGCAAGGCGGCGGCCAAGAGCCACGGGTTCCAGGTGCATGTCGGCTACAACCATTCGAAATCGCGCGGCTCTGTCACGCTGCGCTCACCCGATGTGAAGGCCGATCCGGTCATCCAGTTCAACTATATGAGCCATCCGGAAGACTGGGAAAAATTCCGCCACTGCGTGCGCCTCACCCGCGAGATCTTCGGCCAGCAGGCCTTTGACCAGTATCGCGGCCCGGAAATCCAGCCGGGCGAAAGCATCCAGACCGACGACCAGATCGATGCCTTCCTGCGCGAGCATCTGGAAAGCGCCTATCACCCCTGCGGCACCTGCCGGATGGGTGATAGAAACGATCCGATGGCGGTGGTCGATCCGGAAACAAGCGTCATCGGCGTCGATGGCCTGCGTGTCGCCGATTCATCGATCTTCCCGCACGTCACCTACGGCAACCTCAACGGCCCCTCGATCATGACCGGCGAAAAGGCCGCCGACCACATCCTCGGCAAACAGCCCCTGCCCCGCAGCAACCAGGAACCCTGGATCAATCCGCGCTGGGAGCTGAGCGACCGGTAGGTTCAGTGGTAGTCGTCTCCGCGCTGGTGGCGGACGGCCAGAATGGTGACCGTTTCGCTGTCCTCGATTTCGAACAGCGCAACATAGCCGGACGTGCCGAAAGAGATGACGAATTCGCGGAAAAATGAATTGTCGCCGGGCGCCTGGCGGCAGCTGAACGGAAAGCTTTCGAGCACCGTCACCGCTTTTTCAATCGCATCAAGGGCACGCCCTGCTGCCGGCTCATCGCGATCCAGCAGATAGGCATAGAGCCGCTTGATATCCTCCCGTGCCTTTGCCGTGAGCCTGACCGAATAGCTCATTTCGAACGGTTTTCAGCACGCTTGGTCTCAAGCATCCCCTTTAGCTCTCCCAGGACCTCGTCTGCGCTGTAGTAAATTCCGGTGCGCTTGGCCTCTTCGCGTGATGCAAGACCGCGGGCGATGAATTCAGCCTGTGTCTTTCTATAACGCACCTGCGCCTTGACGGCATTTTCCACGAAGGCCGATAGTGTCTCGCCCTTTTCCAGCACGCCTTCGGCGGCGGCTCGCAATTCCGGATCGACCCGGAGCGAAGGAAGCGTGGCAGTTTTCATGACCGGACCCGATGCGTTGCAATTGCGATGCAGGATAGCAAAAGCGGCAAACGGATTCAACGTACCGGACAAAGCGGTCAACGGGCGCCATCATGGAGGGAACGGAAGCCTGCAAAAATCGGTGGTTTCTAAAACAATAAACTATAAATTTGATAGATTTTAGCCGTTAACTCTGTCATTTCAGAGAGTATTCTGCGTTTTTTGCTGTTCGGAGAGATATTTGCTCTGAACCTCCAACATTAGAAATCCGTTTTTCTGTCTTTTGTCACACATGGCTGCGATATTCCCTGACAACAGAACAGGATATCCTCCCATGACGTCCGCATCGCTTGAACATCGCGCCAGCGCGCTCAACAGCCAATTGGAGAGCCTTGATCTCTCCGGCCGGCTGGCGCTGATCGCGTCGCTTGACGGCAAATCGGTTTTTACCACCAGCGTTGGCATTGAAGATCAGGTCATTACCGCTGCCATCGGTACCGGCAGGCATCCGATCGAGGTTTCGACGCTCGAGACCGGCCGGCTCTTCAACGAGACCGTGGCGCTGATCGACAAGACCGAGCAGACCTATGGCATCCTGATCAAGCGGTTTTATCCCGAACAGGACGATATCGACGCCTATGCCGCGAAATATGGCCTGAACGGTTTCTACGACAGTATTGAAGCCAGGCATGCCTGTTGTGGTGCGCGCAAGGTGAAGCCGCTTGCGCGCGCACTTGAGGGTGCATCCTTCTGGATCACCGGCCTGCGCCGCGGCCAGTCCGGCAACCGTGCCGAAACGCCGTTTGCCGAGGCCGATACCGACCGTGGCCTGATCAAGATCAATGTGCTTGCCGACTGGGACATCGAAAAGATCCGCGCCCATGTCGCCGATGAGGCTATCCCGATCAATCCGCTGCATGCGCGCGGCTATCCTTCGATCGGCTGCGAGCCCTGTACGCGCGCGATCAAGCCGGGCGAGCCCGAGCGTGCCGGCCGCTGGTGGTGGGAAAACGACGAGACGCGCGAATGCGGCCTGCATGTCGCAGAGGCTTCCACCTCGGTCATCCCGCAGACGACCGCAAGCAGCCCGATTTCCAGCAGCCCCCTTTCCAGCGGCCCCCTTTCCAGCAGCATTGCGCGATAATCCGCGCAGGCCCGCCTCACAGACACTCCCGGAGACTTGAAATGCCCAGTACTCTTCCGGAAACGGAACTGCATAATCCGCAGACTGCAAAGACACCGCTCGACCCGCATCTGAAGGCGCTCGAGAACGAAGCGATCCACATCTTCCGCGAAGTGGCGGCCGAGTTCGAAAAGCCGGTCATGCTTTATTCCGTCGGCAAGGATTCTTCCGTCCTGCTTCACCTGGCGCGCAAGGCGTTCTATCCCGGCCGCGTGCCGTTTCCGCTGCTGCATGTGAACACCGGCTGGAAATTTGCCGAGATGATCGCGTTCCGCAACGATATCGTCAAAAAATACGATCTCGACTTCATCGAACATATCAATCCGCGCGGCAAGGCCGAGAACGTCACGCCGTTTACCCATGGTTCGGCGCTGTTTACCGATATCATGAAGACGGAAGGCCTGCGCCAGGCGCTGGATGCCGGCGGTTTCGACGCCGCATTCGGCGGTGCGCGCCGCGACGAGGAAGCCAGCCGCGCCAAGGAGCGCATCTATTCCTTCCGCACGCCCGAGCATCGCTGGGATCCGCGCGCGCAGCGCCCGGAACTTTGGAACGTCTATAACGGCATGATCCGCAAGGGCGAAAGCGTGCGCGCCTTCCCGCTGTCGAACTGGACCGAGGTGGATATCTGGCGCTACATCCAGGTGGAAGAAACCCCGCTGGTGCCGCTCTACTATGCCAAGGAACGCCCCTATATCGAGCGCGACGGCATGATGATCCTGGCTGAGGATCCGCGGCTCGAATTGCAGCCGGGCGAAGAGATACAGCACGGCTCGATCCGTTTCCGCACCCTTGGCGATTTCCCGCTGACGGGCGCCATTCCGTCTCAGGCCACCAACCTTGAAGAGGTCATTGCCGAACTGGAGATCGCCACGGTTTCCGAACGGCAGGGCCGCGCCATCGACCGCGATCAGTCCGGCTCGATGGAAAAGAAGAAGCGCGAAGGATATTTCTGATGACCGTTTCCGCAATCGCTCAAAACACGATCGAGCCGTCCACCGGCACCGTGACCGCCTTCCCGGCGACTGAGGCCACGCGCGTTGTGCGCGACACCCGGCCGCTGCGGCTGATTACCTGCGGCAGCGTCGATGACGGCAAATCCACCCTGATCGGCCGGCTGCTGTGGGATACCAAGGCGGTCAAGGAAGACCAGGCGGCAACGCTGCGCCGCGATAGCGGCAAGCAGAACGATCTCGGCCTGCCCGATTTCGCGCTGCTGCTCGACGG comes from the Pararhizobium qamdonense genome and includes:
- the betB gene encoding betaine-aldehyde dehydrogenase; translation: MKAQPPASHFIDGEYVEDTAGTAFDSIYPATGEVIARLHAATPAIVDRAIAAAKRAQGEWAAMSPTARGRILKRAADIMRTRNRELSELETLDTGKPIQETIVADPTSGADAFEFFGGVAAAALNGDYIPLGGDFAFTKRVPLGVCVGIGAWNYPQQIACWKGAPALIAGNAMVFKPSENTPLGALKIAEILFEAGLPKGLYNVIQGDRSTGPLLVNHKDVAKVSLTGSVETGRKVAGAAASQLKHVTMELGGKSPLIVFDDADLESAIGGAMLGNFYSTGQVCSNGTRVFIQKGIKERFLSRLKERTEKIIIGDPMIEETQLGPMVSRAQLDKVFAYIEKGKAEGATLLTGGGIPNDVSAEGTYIQPTVFADVTDEMTIAREEIFGPVMCVLDFDHEDEVIERANGTEFGLSAGVFTSDLTRAHRVADRLEAGTLWINTYNLAPVEVPFGGSKQSGFGRENSLAALNHYTELKSVYVAMSPVQSPY
- the betA gene encoding choline dehydrogenase — translated: MQSADFVIIGSGSAGSALAYRLSEDGKNTVLVLEFGGSDFGPFIQMPAALAWPMSMSRYNWGYLSEPEPNLNNRRITAPRGKVIGGSSSINGMVYVRGSMEDYNEWEGLGARGWGYADVLPYFKRMENSHGGEDGWRGTGGPLHVRRGSYKNPLFKAFVDAGQQAGFELTDDYNGSKQEGFGLMEQTVHNGRRWSAASAYLKPALKRPNVELLRCYARKIVIENGRAVGVEIERGGKIEVVKANREVIVSASSFNSPKLLMLSGIGPGAHLKDMGIEVKADRPGVGANLQDHMEFYFQQVSLKPVSLYSWLPWFWQGVAGAQWMFTKSGLGTSNQFEACAFLRSAPGVKQPDIQYHFLPVAISYDGKAAAKSHGFQVHVGYNHSKSRGSVTLRSPDVKADPVIQFNYMSHPEDWEKFRHCVRLTREIFGQQAFDQYRGPEIQPGESIQTDDQIDAFLREHLESAYHPCGTCRMGDRNDPMAVVDPETSVIGVDGLRVADSSIFPHVTYGNLNGPSIMTGEKAADHILGKQPLPRSNQEPWINPRWELSDR
- a CDS encoding type II toxin-antitoxin system RelE/ParE family toxin translates to MSYSVRLTAKAREDIKRLYAYLLDRDEPAAGRALDAIEKAVTVLESFPFSCRQAPGDNSFFREFVISFGTSGYVALFEIEDSETVTILAVRHQRGDDYH
- a CDS encoding YlcI/YnfO family protein, which produces MKTATLPSLRVDPELRAAAEGVLEKGETLSAFVENAVKAQVRYRKTQAEFIARGLASREEAKRTGIYYSADEVLGELKGMLETKRAENRSK
- a CDS encoding phosphoadenylyl-sulfate reductase yields the protein MTSASLEHRASALNSQLESLDLSGRLALIASLDGKSVFTTSVGIEDQVITAAIGTGRHPIEVSTLETGRLFNETVALIDKTEQTYGILIKRFYPEQDDIDAYAAKYGLNGFYDSIEARHACCGARKVKPLARALEGASFWITGLRRGQSGNRAETPFAEADTDRGLIKINVLADWDIEKIRAHVADEAIPINPLHARGYPSIGCEPCTRAIKPGEPERAGRWWWENDETRECGLHVAEASTSVIPQTTASSPISSSPLSSGPLSSSIAR
- the cysD gene encoding sulfate adenylyltransferase subunit CysD, producing MPSTLPETELHNPQTAKTPLDPHLKALENEAIHIFREVAAEFEKPVMLYSVGKDSSVLLHLARKAFYPGRVPFPLLHVNTGWKFAEMIAFRNDIVKKYDLDFIEHINPRGKAENVTPFTHGSALFTDIMKTEGLRQALDAGGFDAAFGGARRDEEASRAKERIYSFRTPEHRWDPRAQRPELWNVYNGMIRKGESVRAFPLSNWTEVDIWRYIQVEETPLVPLYYAKERPYIERDGMMILAEDPRLELQPGEEIQHGSIRFRTLGDFPLTGAIPSQATNLEEVIAELEIATVSERQGRAIDRDQSGSMEKKKREGYF